A part of Aegilops tauschii subsp. strangulata cultivar AL8/78 chromosome 2, Aet v6.0, whole genome shotgun sequence genomic DNA contains:
- the LOC109762321 gene encoding uncharacterized protein: MAATRKTRSPSAAAAAGDHLRFLRPGALARLRDARLRRRSKPAYSRPAPASPQPSPSPPPAPAPAAGGDGESGPFVPYFVPGSRLLAPRFPQRKKLTAGKVVALFSPPMPSPDLPFEAVMEFFNAPDMVVAAH; encoded by the coding sequence ATGGCAGCCACCCGCAAGACCCGAtccccgtccgccgccgccgcggccggcGACCACCTCCGCTTCCTCCGCCCCGGCGCCCTCGCCCGTCTCCGCGACGCCAGGCTCCGCCGCCGCTCGAAGCCCGCCTACTCCCGCCCGGCCCCGGCCTCGCCGCAGccgtccccctctccccctcccgctcCCGCGCCCGCGGCGGGCGGGGACGGCGAGAGCGGGCCCTTCGTGCCCTACTTCGTGCCCGGGTCGAGGCTCCTCGCCCCGCGGTTCCCGCAGCGGAAGAAGCTCACGGCGGGGAAGGTGGTGGCGCTCTTCTCGCCGCCGATGCCCAGCCCGGACCTGCCATTCGAGGCGGTTATGGAGTTCTTCAACGCGCCGGATATGGTCGTCGCCGCCCACTAG